One Scomber scombrus chromosome 4, fScoSco1.1, whole genome shotgun sequence genomic region harbors:
- the LOC133979427 gene encoding natterin-3-like, producing MRSCVAIVVALLQLCSPTLQSDPQLFISELQDGQEKPSRPWLNPTLKNVVPSREITNPPKIREMPENEMTSHSFPMFGEHVNLKWVTWNGSLPNGAVAIFNGYTERTDYVCKVNCEAGFYTPSKGTFCQYPYADNEYKSSKFEVLVNVDQFEFLEWVEDSYGSVPEFSVRTCPNVDIYVGKNKYGLGKVVTQHEAFFLPWEGDEYWYKSYHVLTINRDSYSQHISHVQYLIDEMELFHHPPETLQLAKVTNLECSSVAKTVKLEKTSTVEKSWDIGRQTRNGSVSTMTAKVPILGPGNVDFTKEQTVTFSEGTTMVESISHAVSVELMVPPNHSCSVRMDGRKMTADLPFTGRLSRTNHNGDTHWTTVTGTYDGVRLGEINAVVERCQPVIDAVPCAPADE from the exons atGAGGTCGTGTGTAGCTATTGTCGTAGCattgctgcagctctgcagccCAACGCTGCAGTCTGACCCACAGCTCTTCATCTCAGAGCTGCAGGATGGACAAGAAAAACCCAGCA ggCCATGGCTTAACCCCACGCTGAAGAATGTTGTCCCCTCTCGGGAAATCACCAACCCTCCGAAAATTAGAGAGATGCCAGAAAACGAAATGACCTCACACTCCTTCCCCATGTTTGGTGAACACGTGAACCTGAAGTGGGTCACGTGGAACGGTTCCCTTCCAAACGGCGCCGTCGCCATCTTCAACGGCTACACCGAGCGCACCGACTACGTGTGCAAAGTCAACTGTGAGGCCGGCTTCTACACTCCCAGCAAAGGGACCTTCTGTCAATACCCGTACGCCGACAACGAGTACAAATCCTCCAAGTTTGAAGTGCTCGTCAACGTAGACCAATTTGAGTTTCTGGAGTGGGTTGAAGATTCGTACGGATCCGTCCCCGAGTTTTCTGTCAGAACCTGCCCCAACGTTGACATCTACGTGGGCAAAAACAAGTACGGTCTCGGCAAGGTGGTGACCCAACACGAGGCCTTCTTCCTCCCCTGGGAGGGCGATGAGTACTGGTACAAGAGCTACCACGTGCTCACCATCAACAGAGACAGCTACAGTCAGCATATCTCTCACGTGCAGTACCTCATCGATGAGATGGAGCTGTTCCACCATCCTCCTGAGACCCTGCAGCTTGCCAAAGTCACCAACCTGGAGTGCAGCAGCGTGGCGAAGACCGTGAAGCTAGAGAAGACCAGCACAGTGGAGAAGAGCTGGGACATCGGCAGACAGACTCGCAATGGATCCGTGTCCACCATGACGGCCAAAGTGCCCATCCTTGGTCCGGGGAATGTGGATTTCACCAAGGAGCAGACGGTGACCTTCTCAGAGGGGACGACCATGGTGGAGTCCATCAGTCACGCTGTCTCCGTGGAGCTGATGGTGCCTCCCAACCACTCCTGCAGCGTGAGGATGGACGGCAGGAAGATGACGGCAGACCTCCCGTTCACCGGCAGGCTGAGCAGGACCAACCACAACGGAGACACCCACTGGACGACCGTCACGGGAACCTACGATGGTGTGAGACTCGGTGAGATCAACGCCGTGGTGGAGAGGTGTCAGCCGGTGATTGATGCTGTTCCCTGTGCACCAGCTGATGAATGA